The genomic segment GGAGTATCCCCACATCAACGGGTTCATCGTTAGCCGAATTCCCAACCCTGCAAACTCATATACACGGAGGAACCCAGTCGTGCCATCATCAAAAAAACAACAGTGTGTTAGTAACGCTCTCAGCAGCCCCGCTTGTCTTATGCGTACGAGGAAAGGTACGAGTAACCATACACACGAAAGAACTCCTACGTCGATGGTAGCTTCGACGACCACACAGTCGCACACAAAAGTCGCAAACACTCTGTAAGCAATGTTTCTAATGGGCGTGTGTGCCTGCCCCCAAAACAGTACTTCCACTGCAGTTAGATAATCATATACACGCGTATTTACCCACTAAGTAATGTCTTAGTGTGGTGCAAGTGGACGACCCAGAATGCTGAATCGTCTTTCCTGTTCAACACCTGAGACCAAACTGTGACTGTGGTTGTTTTGAGCTCAGGCATTATGCAGCCCTAACGCATTCTAAACATTTGGCTTCTGACGCCTCAGTCGCCCGGCGTCTCATACATGTGCAGTGTGCTTACTATCTTTGTCCGGTAATTAAATGCGCACAAACGGGGCACATCGTTTTCTATCGGCTGGAACTAGCGGTTGGCAAAAGCCAGCAGATACGAGGCCTCTCCTGGTCTGGGAGCGCAGGGAGTAAAACCTACATGGCTTTGTGGTTTGTGGCGTCTTGATcacaagagaggaagggtTGTGTTCGTTGCCCACATCAGGAGAGATTCTGGCGTTAGGTCGTATTACGGGTTACATTGGTGAGTCACAAGTCAGAGACGAGATTTTTCCAAGTCATGAATCTCTGCCTTGTTCCATCATAAGCTAACAACTCACCTTCAGCAGCCCCCgttttctgcatgtgttCAAGAAGACCTCTCCGGTTCCGTTCCTTTtatcttttttctgtgcacCAATGCAGTTGCTTTCATCTCATCATTCGTTGGTAAAACCGTGTCGCCCGACTTTGTtcccctctttttctgctcggCGTGCTTTATaccgtttttctctggccCTTCTCTTGGTTATTGGTTCTCCCTTGTGGAAAAGATGGGAACTATTCTACACTTCCTATCTGCTCGATCGACTTTTCGGCCGTTCAAGGTATCGGGAGGATGTTTTTTGTCATTGGCGTGTGCTTTGCCGGCCAAAAATTGGGACCCCCGGGCTGGTATGTGTGCCGGACATCACCAGCGGAACTCGTTGTTTCAGTTCACGAAAGCAAGACATTCACTTTTTGCTGGCCACCGTTTTCATTCAGAGAGGGTGTATGCTGCCATGCAGATAATAAGAAGAAATTCTCACGCTAGTGGGGTCGAAGGAAAAGCTTTTTTGGGTCCGCTCTTTGGATCAAGCCAGGGCCTCCCGACAGCCAGCCCCATAGCTCTACCACGTGAACCTGAGGATAAAACCGTGGACGACCATCAGGCAGAAGAgggcagaaggaaagagaaagaggataAACCTGAGAAACAATCTGTaaagaaaggaaagccgCACAAAAGTCCTGTCGTCGACACCGACATCAACGCAGTGAGTGCATTTCATCGTGGGCAACGGAAAGGAAAAGTCCCATAGTGAGGGGGGACGTATCGATTCCGAAAACGTTGTGGCCATACCAAAATTTGTGTTCTTATGCGGCTGGTTAGGTGGCAACACCTATACGTAACATGGGTGGTTTTACATCTGCATTCGTTTGTGGTTTCTCATACCGGTACATCCACATGTAACGGGTGACGCTGTCAGTCTGCGTTCGCACCACGTGTCGCGGCGTATTATATAGTCAACACCCCGCATGCGTAGACACTACTGAAGTTTATCTATGGTGTCCATTTCAATCAGCCATAATATTTCTTGTCGGTTTATTCTACTCGGCGATATCACCCTCCATAGGTGAACACCTGTTGATCATACAAATATGGATACCATAGTTGATTTGTCAACACACACGCAGCATTTGCTCTTATTACGTTGTGTAAGTTGTCCACAGAGACCGTCAGAGGCGCTTACGCATATACGCATCCATCAGTccatacatacatagatacatcCAAAACTACATTCATACCAATGACTATACGCTGATTACGCGCGGGCACAAGTGGGGATGCAGCTACACGCACTATGATTAAATACGTACACTTTTGTGATGCCTCTACTTCTCAGGTCACAAAGTACATGCTAGGCATGGCTGAAAAGGTCTtgagggaaggcgagaacatTACGCCTACAACAAAGCTGACAGAATTCAGAACCCGCGACGGTCGCATGTGGGATGGTTTGGACACCATCGGATTCGTTGAAGACGTACGTGCTTGTTACCAGCAAGACACGGTCTTCGGTTTGTTGTCGTGTACACGAAATGTGTCCCGCATATTGATCAACTAACTTCCTATTGAAATTATGCAGCATCATATGTACATTCATCTTCCGAATGCGCACAACAGAATACTCAAAGGGGCAGATGTGAATTTCATCTCATAAGAACCCACATGGTTAATTGTTCCCCTTCtaagatacatacatatgtcGTACCTCAGACGTCGATCTGAGAGGGTTATTCAGGTGAAAACTCTTGTGTACTAAAGGGTATCCTCCTTTGCTTTGTGCGGCCCGATGCACATCCAATGTGTTTTGCTAACGTTTTACCGTTCATGTACATGCGCTCCTACAGGTTGAGGAGCTATTCGACGTTATTATTTCAGACGAGACCATGGATAATTTCGAGACTCTGCAGGTATGcctgcagcttcttccttcgccgtcACAGACAAATGAACGTGTGCCCTGTGCGCCGGTGTCAGTGTGACTGCCGGTGTTTGCGAATGTCTTGCGTGAATTTTTTCAGGAAATTGCGGACCTAGTCGTAGCCCAACGACAAATGAGAGAGATGACGATAAGGGTCTTGTGTAAACAATGAACAAACGACTATGTTTCTGTCGTCTTGGCGTTCACGCGGGAGATGAATCGAAAAAATGGCGTCGACTCTGGAAGGCCAGCGCACGTTCACCTCACCCATCTATCCGTCCTCTCGTTTGAAATGACGAGAACATCTCATGTTGCATGATTTTATGCCGAtaaagtgaagaaggaagccaGGACAAACGATTCCGTGTTGCATGCTTCTGGCTCTCCGAAAAAACACTACCTCCTCCTCGGTCTTTGGCACGAGCAGCTCCTTTGGCGTGATCAGGTCCACGTGACTGAAATGCTAACAAAACAACTCTAGTAAAGGCACGAAGCCACTGCAGAAGGCAGTCACATGCAtgctgtttttcttcagctccCCGCTAGAGACAATGCAACTTAGTAACCAGAAATGGCAGGAGTTCCCGTGGACGTACCAAGGTTATTCAGCCGGCTGGAAACGATGGTGGCTACTGAGACGGCTAGAGGACACCTTCGAAGCTTCGCACCGAGCAGCTTTGATTATGTAACATTAACATTTCTGGCGAACTGTCCCGACCGTGTTCTGCCGTGGAAAGGCAAGGCACTATCGACCTTCTGAAACGCATCGCGCTGTCATCACCACGGACGAACCCTCCGTGTCACTTTATTCGCCACTCCCACAGGTCTAATTGTGGAGCGTCCCTTGCATTGAATGCAAACCGCCGTCCTGGTGAGTTTCTTCGAGTATCTGCacacttctctcttcaccgtCTCCACTGACCTGGGATATACTCCTGCAGCCACACCAGTGCTACgtgttctgcgtttccgaCAGCCGCAGAACAAGATGTCTTGATCCCCAAACCGACTGAGGCCTGCCTTGCAGCACTCAAGGGAAAGGACCGAGAGCACTGCAGCTTACTCTATAGGTTCTCTCAACACGCTCGCTTGTCTGTTATTGTAGCATCTGCATCAGAGAGGCTCCTCCGGTTCAAACGAATTTCTGCAGAGTTTGTCACACACATCGGTTCGCTTCCCTTATGTCGCCCACTCCCGCTGAGGGTATGACAGCGGAAATTACACCTGCATAGTATATCTTCCGGGTGGAGTATATGCGCTGAG from the Toxoplasma gondii ME49 chromosome IX, whole genome shotgun sequence genome contains:
- a CDS encoding hypothetical protein (encoded by transcript TGME49_265538), with protein sequence MGTILHFLSARSTFRPFKVSGGCFLSLACALPAKNWDPRAGMCAGHHQRNSLFQFTKARHSLFAGHRFHSERVYAAMQIIRRNSHASGVEGKAFLGPLFGSSQGLPTASPIALPREPEDKTVDDHQAEEGRRKEKEDKPEKQSVKKGKPHKSPVVDTDINAVTKYMLGMAEKVLREGENITPTTKLTEFRTRDGRMWDGLDTIGFVEDVEELFDVIISDETMDNFETLQEIADLVVAQRQMREMTIRVLCKQ